From the Rhodoferax mekongensis genome, one window contains:
- the lplT gene encoding lysophospholipid transporter LplT — translation MHATSRTMPRAFYVLLAVQFVSTLADNAFLIVAIARVMELAEADWRIPLLKIGFTLFYVLLAPLVGPVADAFPKGRVMVLSNALKVVAMVLLLHGVDPLLAIVVAGWGAALYAPAKYGLMTELLPSSELVRANGFFEGATVCAVIFGTVLGGVLISPLLPVLQGPLLWSWQGATGTALLTGMLVLLALNSVAMLVCFVIPDSGARYDPYSIHPRALAVRFWRENILLWRDAVGGMSMSVTTLLWGVGATLQLVVLRWANEALGLPLDKAAYLQGVTAMGVVAGAIAASRYVALDRAVRLLPLGLLLGLVIPLMLWVQSIPMAAVLMVVVGAMAGFFVVPMNALLQHRGYTLLTAGRSIAVQGFNENAGMLVMLAVYAGATALHLQLSTLVLGFGALVTVGMVLVCVAYRGQWMPARLA, via the coding sequence ATGCACGCCACATCCCGAACTATGCCCCGTGCCTTCTATGTGCTGCTTGCGGTGCAGTTCGTTTCTACCCTGGCGGATAACGCGTTCCTGATCGTCGCGATTGCCCGCGTCATGGAGCTGGCCGAGGCGGATTGGCGCATCCCCCTTCTGAAAATCGGGTTCACCTTGTTTTATGTGTTGCTGGCTCCTCTGGTGGGGCCGGTGGCTGACGCCTTCCCCAAAGGGCGGGTCATGGTCCTGTCGAATGCCCTCAAGGTGGTGGCTATGGTGCTGCTGCTTCACGGGGTGGATCCGCTCTTGGCCATTGTGGTGGCGGGCTGGGGCGCAGCGCTGTATGCCCCTGCCAAATACGGCTTGATGACGGAGTTGCTGCCGTCCAGTGAGCTGGTGCGGGCCAATGGTTTCTTTGAAGGTGCCACGGTATGCGCCGTGATTTTTGGGACCGTGCTGGGCGGTGTATTGATCAGCCCGCTGTTGCCGGTGTTGCAAGGGCCACTGTTGTGGAGCTGGCAGGGGGCTACTGGCACCGCCCTGTTGACGGGCATGCTGGTGTTGCTGGCTTTGAATAGCGTGGCCATGCTGGTGTGCTTTGTCATTCCTGACAGTGGTGCGCGGTATGACCCGTATTCGATTCACCCACGTGCCCTTGCGGTTCGTTTCTGGCGTGAAAACATTCTTTTGTGGCGGGATGCCGTGGGCGGCATGTCCATGTCGGTGACCACCTTGCTGTGGGGGGTAGGGGCGACCTTGCAATTGGTGGTGCTGCGTTGGGCGAATGAGGCCCTGGGTTTACCACTGGACAAAGCGGCTTACTTGCAGGGTGTCACTGCAATGGGTGTCGTGGCCGGCGCCATAGCCGCCAGCCGCTATGTGGCACTGGACCGGGCGGTACGCCTCTTGCCTTTGGGATTGCTGTTGGGGTTGGTCATCCCGCTCATGCTGTGGGTTCAATCCATCCCCATGGCCGCTGTGTTGATGGTGGTGGTCGGTGCGATGGCCGGTTTCTTTGTGGTGCCCATGAATGCCCTATTGCAGCACCGTGGCTACACCTTGTTGACGGCAGGTCGCTCCATCGCGGTCCAGGGTTTCAATGAGAACGCGGGCATGCTGGTCATGCTGGCGGTCTATGCAGGCGCCACCGCGCTGCACTTGCAGCTCAGCACATTGGTATTGGGGTTCGGTGCTTTGGTGACGGTGGGCATGGTGCTGGTGTGCGTTGCCTATCGTGGGCAGTGGATGCCGGCGCGACTGGCTTGA
- a CDS encoding vWA domain-containing protein — MLLDFFYTLRSAKLPVSVKEYLTLLEALQKGVVGPNTLPADGEGEVSGYSIDDFYFLARTTLVKDEKHYDKFDRAFGAYFKGIEHVSDFTKDIPAEWLRKNLEKFLTPEEQAKLQAMGWNELMEALKKRLEEQKERHEGGNKWIGTGGTSPFGAYGQNPQGIRIGQDKSRNRSAVKVWDQRAYKDYDDTQELGTRNIKVALRRLRKFAREGHEDELDLETTISKTAANAGFLDIKMRPERHNNVKVLLLMDVGGTMDDHIQRVEELFSAAKTEFKHLEFYYFHNCVYDFMWKNNRRRFAEKFDTWDIIRKYNKDYKLIFVGDATMSPYEILQPGGSVEYNNEEPGAEWLQRLMSAFPKFAWINPEPQGVWQYRQSIAVIQQLVQNKMYPLTLKGLEEAMRQLTK; from the coding sequence ATGCTGCTGGACTTCTTCTACACCCTGCGCTCTGCCAAGCTGCCGGTCTCGGTCAAGGAATACCTGACCCTGCTGGAAGCACTGCAAAAAGGGGTGGTAGGGCCCAACACCCTGCCTGCGGATGGTGAGGGCGAGGTCAGCGGCTACAGCATTGACGACTTCTACTTTCTGGCCCGCACCACGCTGGTCAAGGATGAGAAGCACTACGACAAGTTCGACCGGGCCTTCGGGGCTTACTTCAAAGGCATCGAACACGTCAGCGATTTCACCAAAGACATTCCGGCCGAATGGCTGCGCAAAAACCTCGAGAAGTTTTTGACGCCTGAAGAACAAGCCAAGCTGCAGGCCATGGGCTGGAACGAGCTGATGGAAGCGCTCAAAAAACGCCTTGAAGAACAAAAAGAACGCCATGAGGGCGGGAACAAGTGGATAGGCACGGGCGGCACATCCCCTTTTGGCGCTTACGGACAAAACCCGCAGGGCATCCGCATCGGGCAGGACAAGAGCCGCAACCGCAGCGCCGTGAAGGTCTGGGACCAGCGCGCCTACAAAGACTACGACGACACCCAGGAACTCGGCACCCGCAACATCAAGGTGGCGCTGCGCCGTCTGCGCAAGTTTGCCCGCGAAGGCCATGAAGACGAGCTGGACCTGGAGACCACCATCAGCAAGACGGCGGCGAATGCCGGCTTTCTGGACATCAAGATGCGCCCCGAGCGGCACAACAACGTCAAGGTGCTGCTACTGATGGACGTGGGCGGCACCATGGACGACCACATCCAGCGGGTGGAAGAGCTGTTCAGCGCGGCCAAGACCGAGTTCAAGCACCTGGAGTTTTATTACTTCCACAACTGCGTCTATGACTTCATGTGGAAGAACAACCGCCGCCGCTTTGCGGAGAAGTTTGATACTTGGGACATCATCCGCAAGTACAACAAGGACTACAAGCTGATCTTTGTAGGCGACGCGACCATGAGCCCCTACGAAATTTTGCAGCCTGGCGGCAGCGTGGAATACAACAATGAAGAGCCCGGAGCCGAATGGCTGCAGCGGCTGATGAGCGCCTTCCCCAAATTCGCATGGATCAACCCCGAGCCGCAAGGCGTCTGGCAGTACCGCCAGAGCATCGCGGTCATCCAGCAGCTGGTGCAAAACAAGATGTACCCCCTCACCCTCAAAGGCCTGGAAGAGGCCATGCGGCAGCTGACCAAGTAG
- a CDS encoding c-type cytochrome yields the protein MNKILLSLSAALVASVTVFAAHAEGVQGDVQAGAKKNAMCIGCHGIVGYQSSFPEIHKVPKISGQGGKYIASALNAYKKGERKHPSMKGIAASLTDQDIADLAAYYEASGVVEGAPALEKAAPGSEKVNALLTKGNCASCHGESLSKPIDPTYPKIAGQHSDYLYVALKAYKVEGNANIGRGNAIMGGVAKQFSNAELKELANYIGSLPTELKVVPQSRFK from the coding sequence ATGAACAAAATTCTCTTGTCGCTGTCCGCCGCGCTTGTCGCCTCTGTGACCGTTTTTGCAGCTCATGCCGAGGGCGTGCAGGGTGATGTGCAGGCTGGCGCCAAAAAGAATGCCATGTGCATCGGCTGCCACGGCATCGTGGGTTATCAGTCCAGCTTCCCCGAAATTCACAAGGTTCCCAAGATTTCGGGCCAAGGCGGCAAGTACATTGCTTCTGCCCTCAATGCATACAAAAAAGGCGAGCGCAAGCACCCCTCCATGAAGGGCATCGCAGCCTCTTTGACCGACCAGGACATCGCTGACTTGGCTGCCTACTACGAAGCCAGCGGCGTGGTAGAGGGTGCCCCTGCACTTGAGAAGGCAGCTCCTGGCTCTGAAAAGGTCAACGCCTTGCTGACCAAAGGCAACTGTGCCTCTTGCCACGGTGAATCTTTGAGCAAGCCTATCGACCCCACCTACCCCAAGATTGCCGGCCAGCACAGCGACTACCTGTATGTCGCCCTCAAGGCCTACAAGGTGGAAGGCAATGCCAACATTGGCCGCGGCAACGCCATCATGGGCGGTGTGGCAAAGCAGTTCAGCAATGCCGAGCTCAAGGAGCTGGCCAACTACATTGGCTCCCTGCCCACCGAGTTGAAAGTGGTTCCCCAGAGCCGCTTCAAGTAA
- a CDS encoding DUF1841 family protein produces the protein MFNPSQEDVRRFFCSVYAKSRAGQAMEAIETIAAQWMDEHPEYQADFADVDRALSTMYEATEGRTNPFLHVSMHLSISEQCSIDQPRGIRQAVELLTHKRNSLHQAHHEAMECLGTMLWESQRAGRPPDGDAYIACVQRHATKD, from the coding sequence ATGTTCAATCCATCCCAAGAAGACGTACGTCGATTTTTCTGCTCCGTTTACGCCAAGTCCCGCGCCGGACAGGCGATGGAAGCTATTGAAACCATAGCAGCCCAATGGATGGACGAGCATCCTGAATACCAGGCGGACTTTGCGGATGTTGATCGGGCCTTGTCGACCATGTACGAGGCGACCGAGGGGCGTACCAACCCCTTCCTGCACGTGAGCATGCACCTGTCCATCAGCGAACAGTGCAGCATCGACCAGCCCCGGGGCATCCGTCAGGCAGTAGAGCTGTTGACGCACAAGCGGAACTCTTTGCACCAGGCACACCACGAAGCCATGGAGTGCCTGGGTACCATGTTGTGGGAAAGCCAGCGCGCCGGACGCCCGCCGGATGGCGATGCCTACATCGCCTGCGTGCAACGCCACGCCACCAAAGACTAG
- a CDS encoding AAA family ATPase produces MKFTGTSNYVATQDLMLSVNAAITLQRPLLVKGEPGTGKTMLAEEVSEALGMPLLQWHIKSTTKAQQGLYEYDAVSRLRDSQLSDVDGGERVKDINNYIIKGVLWQAFTADQPVALLIDEIDKADIEFPNDLLREIDRMEFYCYETRQLIKAKHRPLVFITSNNEKELPDAFLRRCFFHYIKFPDAATMQSIVDVHFPGLKKELVSAAMKTFFEVRNLPGLKKKPSTSELLDWLKLLLAEDIPAEALQSKDDKMAVPPLVGALLKNEQDVTLFEKLMFMQRHNR; encoded by the coding sequence ATGAAATTCACTGGTACCTCCAACTACGTTGCCACCCAGGACCTGATGCTGTCGGTCAATGCCGCCATCACCCTGCAGCGCCCCCTGCTCGTCAAGGGCGAACCCGGCACCGGCAAAACCATGCTGGCCGAAGAGGTGTCTGAAGCTTTGGGCATGCCTTTGTTGCAATGGCACATCAAATCCACCACCAAAGCCCAGCAGGGCCTGTACGAATACGACGCCGTGAGCCGCCTGCGCGACTCGCAGCTCTCAGATGTGGACGGCGGTGAGCGCGTCAAAGACATCAACAACTACATCATCAAAGGCGTGCTCTGGCAGGCCTTTACCGCTGACCAGCCGGTGGCGCTGCTGATTGACGAAATCGACAAGGCCGACATCGAGTTCCCCAACGACCTGTTGCGTGAAATCGACCGCATGGAGTTCTATTGCTATGAGACGCGCCAGCTGATCAAGGCCAAGCACCGGCCGCTGGTGTTCATCACCTCCAACAACGAGAAGGAGCTGCCTGACGCCTTCTTGCGCCGCTGCTTCTTCCACTACATCAAGTTCCCGGATGCCGCCACCATGCAAAGCATTGTGGATGTGCACTTCCCCGGCCTGAAAAAAGAGCTGGTCAGCGCTGCCATGAAAACCTTCTTCGAAGTGCGCAACCTGCCCGGCCTGAAGAAAAAGCCCTCCACCAGTGAACTGCTGGATTGGCTCAAGCTGCTGCTGGCCGAAGACATTCCCGCTGAAGCGCTGCAAAGCAAAGACGACAAAATGGCCGTCCCCCCGCTGGTGGGCGCACTGCTGAAGAACGAACAAGACGTCACGCTGTTTGAAAAGCTGATGTTCATGCAACGCCATAACCGCTGA
- a CDS encoding glycosyltransferase family 4 protein → MTETFPPEVNGVAMTLGWLVNGMLKKGHSVQVVRPRQSREQATLQHEGLDEVLSKGVPLPAYGELRFGMPSKNRLLKLWGERRPDIVHVVTEGPLGWSAVAAARKLQLPITSSFHTNFQSYSQHYGIGLLKTPIESYLRKLHNRTQATMVPTRSLVQDLSARGYENVTLLSRGVALEQFGPQHRSDVLRRQWGVQGDEPVILLVGRLAKEKNVGLVVAAFRAIKARVPDVKLVFVGDGPLRKALTEACPEAYFAGVQKGGDLAAHYASADLFLFPSMTETYGNVVPEALASGLAVVSYDCAAALELIESGDNGVLVPTGDDVSFVNAAVQLAVDPERIARFRAAAAKAVADRSWDAVADTFLHTLRAVLERHGRPFASVPASRANASGLPAKERLAHSHARPLL, encoded by the coding sequence GTGACAGAAACCTTTCCCCCCGAAGTCAATGGCGTGGCCATGACGCTGGGATGGCTCGTCAACGGCATGCTGAAAAAGGGGCATTCGGTCCAAGTGGTGCGACCGCGCCAATCGCGCGAGCAGGCCACCTTGCAGCACGAGGGGCTGGATGAAGTGCTCTCCAAAGGCGTGCCTTTGCCGGCGTACGGCGAGCTGCGGTTCGGCATGCCCTCCAAAAACCGCCTGCTCAAGCTGTGGGGGGAGCGTCGGCCCGACATCGTGCACGTGGTCACCGAAGGCCCGCTGGGTTGGTCTGCGGTAGCGGCAGCGCGCAAGTTGCAGCTGCCCATCACCAGTTCGTTCCACACCAATTTTCAGAGCTATTCGCAGCACTACGGCATTGGCCTCTTGAAGACGCCGATCGAGTCTTACCTGCGCAAGCTGCACAACCGCACCCAAGCCACCATGGTGCCCACCCGCAGCCTGGTGCAGGACCTGAGCGCACGTGGCTACGAGAACGTGACCCTGCTGTCGCGCGGCGTTGCGCTGGAGCAGTTCGGCCCGCAACACCGGTCTGATGTGCTGCGCCGCCAATGGGGCGTGCAGGGCGATGAGCCGGTCATTCTGCTGGTGGGGCGCCTCGCCAAGGAAAAAAATGTGGGACTGGTGGTGGCCGCGTTCCGCGCCATAAAAGCCCGTGTGCCGGACGTAAAACTCGTGTTTGTGGGCGATGGCCCTCTGCGCAAGGCGCTGACCGAGGCGTGCCCGGAAGCCTACTTTGCCGGTGTGCAAAAAGGCGGCGACCTCGCGGCGCACTATGCCTCGGCCGACCTGTTTTTGTTCCCCAGCATGACAGAGACCTACGGCAACGTGGTGCCAGAAGCATTGGCCAGTGGGCTGGCGGTGGTGTCGTACGACTGTGCCGCAGCGCTGGAACTGATTGAAAGCGGTGACAACGGGGTACTGGTGCCTACAGGCGACGACGTGTCTTTCGTCAATGCCGCAGTGCAACTGGCGGTGGACCCTGAACGCATCGCGCGTTTCCGCGCGGCGGCTGCCAAGGCCGTGGCCGACCGCAGCTGGGATGCGGTGGCCGATACGTTTTTGCACACCTTGCGCGCGGTACTGGAGCGCCACGGCCGGCCGTTTGCTTCCGTCCCCGCGAGCAGGGCAAACGCCTCAGGATTGCCAGCGAAGGAGCGGCTGGCCCATTCGCACGCGCGACCCTTGCTCTAG
- a CDS encoding aminotransferase class III-fold pyridoxal phosphate-dependent enzyme, with amino-acid sequence MNESLELQTLLLAGVGTAAAIAALRKLKARAELSLAKHRSLAGHPRNARLLASLLPNYSYDEHQVLAVDGAPVDVVAQRKAAFAALVKGIAQRHPKTLEAGASVFDGLSDMQFVSAYRVPYQFKAMVKQGLKIGSFLQSSSGVTVTDLDGNVFIDLTGSYGVNLMGNDFYKECIDEGAAIARDLGPVLGAYHPVMVDNVQRLRKASGMDEMSFHMSGTEAVMQAVRLARYHTGRKKLVRFCGSYHGWWGDVQPGIGNPMTAKDTFTLSEMGEGTLRVLRKRRDIACILINPLQALHPNMPAPSDGSLLDGSRKAGFDKAAYTEWLKTLRTICDERGIALIFDEVFVGFRLAPGGAQEYFGVRADMVTYGKTLGGGLPIGVLCGKREWMRRFRDEAPADICFARGTFNSHPYVMGAMNAFMRRLETPEVQALYTDLDGVWNRRASQLNHAMEVAGLPARVANLSTIWTVTYTQPGCYHWLFQHYLRLQGLALSWVGTGRMIFSLNFSDADFEEVTRRFVAAGQAMQQDGWWWTDSAQTHKVIKRRILREMLAAKF; translated from the coding sequence GTGAATGAATCTCTAGAACTGCAAACCCTGCTGCTGGCCGGCGTGGGCACGGCGGCTGCCATAGCGGCTTTGCGCAAATTGAAGGCGCGCGCCGAGCTCTCGCTGGCCAAGCACCGCTCGCTGGCAGGCCATCCGCGGAATGCGCGTTTGCTGGCTTCTTTGCTGCCCAACTACAGCTACGACGAGCACCAGGTTCTCGCCGTAGACGGCGCACCAGTCGATGTGGTGGCGCAACGCAAAGCGGCGTTCGCCGCGCTGGTGAAAGGCATTGCACAGCGTCACCCCAAGACCCTGGAGGCGGGCGCTTCGGTGTTCGATGGCTTGTCGGACATGCAGTTCGTCAGTGCCTACCGCGTGCCCTACCAATTCAAGGCCATGGTCAAGCAGGGCTTGAAGATCGGTTCCTTTTTGCAGTCGTCTTCCGGCGTCACCGTGACCGATCTGGACGGCAATGTGTTCATCGACCTGACCGGCTCCTATGGCGTGAACCTGATGGGCAATGACTTTTACAAAGAGTGCATTGACGAAGGCGCTGCCATCGCGCGTGATTTGGGTCCGGTGCTGGGCGCATACCACCCGGTCATGGTGGACAACGTGCAGCGCCTGCGCAAAGCCTCGGGCATGGACGAGATGTCTTTCCACATGTCCGGCACCGAGGCAGTGATGCAAGCCGTGCGCCTGGCCCGCTACCACACCGGCCGCAAGAAGCTGGTGCGGTTTTGCGGTTCCTACCACGGCTGGTGGGGCGATGTGCAGCCCGGCATCGGCAATCCGATGACGGCCAAAGACACCTTCACCTTGTCTGAAATGGGCGAGGGCACTCTGCGCGTGCTGCGCAAGCGCCGTGACATTGCCTGCATCTTGATCAACCCCTTGCAGGCCCTGCACCCCAACATGCCGGCGCCCAGCGACGGCTCCTTGCTGGACGGTTCGCGCAAAGCCGGATTCGACAAAGCGGCCTACACAGAATGGCTCAAAACCCTGCGCACGATTTGCGATGAGCGCGGTATTGCGCTCATCTTTGACGAGGTGTTTGTCGGCTTCCGCCTGGCGCCCGGTGGCGCTCAGGAATACTTCGGCGTGCGTGCTGATATGGTGACCTATGGCAAGACACTGGGCGGCGGGCTGCCCATCGGCGTGTTGTGCGGCAAGCGCGAATGGATGCGCCGCTTCCGCGATGAAGCACCAGCAGATATCTGCTTTGCCCGCGGCACGTTCAATTCGCACCCCTATGTGATGGGCGCCATGAATGCCTTTATGCGCAGGCTCGAAACACCCGAGGTACAAGCGCTCTACACCGATCTGGACGGTGTCTGGAACCGCCGAGCATCGCAGCTCAACCATGCCATGGAGGTAGCGGGTCTGCCGGCACGCGTGGCCAATCTGTCGACCATCTGGACCGTGACCTACACGCAGCCCGGCTGCTACCACTGGTTGTTTCAGCACTATTTGCGTTTGCAAGGGCTGGCCTTGAGCTGGGTGGGAACCGGTCGCATGATCTTCAGCCTGAATTTCAGCGATGCGGACTTTGAGGAGGTAACCCGCCGGTTTGTGGCGGCGGGTCAGGCGATGCAGCAGGATGGTTGGTGGTGGACCGATAGCGCCCAGACGCACAAGGTCATCAAGCGCCGCATCCTGCGGGAGATGCTGGCCGCCAAGTTCTGA
- a CDS encoding GNAT family N-acetyltransferase — translation MAFVEPVTLSARGVTLLPLALEHEAGLRAAAADGELWKIRVTSVPEPENTRKYIEDALAMREAGHRFAFAVTETATGKVLGCTSYHDIVPAIKRVEIGWTWYAKSSQRSHVNTTAKLLLLTHAFETLGCHVVGWRTDNFNFASQAAIERLGARRDGVIRGHALRRDGTIRDTVMYSLRSGEWPEVKTQLLYLLDKPRT, via the coding sequence ATGGCATTCGTAGAGCCTGTCACCCTGAGCGCCCGCGGCGTCACCTTGCTTCCGCTGGCGCTGGAACACGAAGCCGGACTGCGGGCCGCCGCCGCGGACGGTGAACTTTGGAAGATCCGTGTGACCTCGGTGCCCGAGCCGGAGAACACACGCAAGTACATTGAAGACGCACTCGCCATGCGCGAAGCCGGTCACCGCTTCGCCTTCGCCGTCACTGAAACGGCCACCGGCAAAGTACTGGGGTGCACCAGCTATCACGACATCGTGCCGGCCATCAAGCGTGTCGAGATCGGCTGGACCTGGTATGCCAAAAGCAGCCAGCGTAGCCACGTCAACACCACCGCCAAGCTGCTGCTGTTGACCCACGCCTTCGAGACTCTGGGCTGCCATGTGGTGGGCTGGCGCACCGACAACTTCAACTTTGCTTCCCAAGCCGCCATCGAACGCCTGGGCGCCAGACGAGACGGCGTCATCCGTGGCCACGCCTTGCGCCGCGACGGCACCATCCGCGACACCGTGATGTACAGCCTGCGCAGCGGCGAATGGCCTGAGGTGAAAACCCAGTTGCTGTATCTGCTGGACAAACCCCGCACCTGA
- the asd gene encoding archaetidylserine decarboxylase (Phosphatidylserine decarboxylase is synthesized as a single chain precursor. Generation of the pyruvoyl active site from a Ser is coupled to cleavage of a Gly-Ser bond between the larger (beta) and smaller (alpha chains). It is an integral membrane protein.) → MQLRAQIQKILSQEDLNFLLTNRIPRQALTRFLGWFSKIEQPLVRDASIGIWKFFSDLDLSEAKKQRFSSMHDCFTRELKDGARPVAQDVDAMTSPVDAIIGASGPIEGTRVFQAKGFPYTLEDLLGPDADIDEWRDGSFVTLRLTSSMYHRFHAPHHCTVDEVRYFSGDTWNVNPIALKRVEKLFCKNERAFIGTRLSGPGPLQGQRVALVPVAAVLVASIRLHFLDVLFHLKYTGPKKIACHATFERGQEMGWFQHGSTVIVLAPKGFVLDAGLEQGSRVRMGQPLLRWQS, encoded by the coding sequence ATGCAACTACGTGCACAGATTCAAAAAATCCTCAGCCAGGAAGACTTGAACTTCCTGCTGACCAACCGAATTCCGCGCCAGGCTCTCACCCGCTTTCTGGGATGGTTCAGCAAGATCGAGCAGCCGCTGGTGCGGGATGCCTCTATCGGCATCTGGAAGTTCTTCAGCGACCTGGACTTGAGCGAAGCCAAAAAGCAGCGCTTTTCCAGCATGCATGACTGCTTCACCCGCGAACTCAAAGATGGCGCCCGTCCCGTGGCGCAAGATGTGGATGCCATGACCAGCCCGGTCGACGCCATCATTGGCGCGAGCGGTCCCATTGAAGGCACCCGCGTGTTCCAGGCCAAAGGCTTTCCGTACACCCTGGAAGACCTGCTGGGCCCGGACGCGGACATCGACGAATGGCGCGACGGCAGCTTTGTGACCTTGCGCCTCACATCTAGCATGTACCACCGCTTCCACGCCCCGCACCACTGCACCGTGGACGAAGTGCGCTACTTCTCGGGCGACACCTGGAACGTGAACCCGATTGCCCTCAAGCGGGTGGAAAAACTGTTCTGCAAAAACGAGCGCGCCTTCATCGGTACCCGACTGAGCGGCCCCGGCCCGCTGCAGGGGCAACGCGTGGCACTGGTTCCGGTGGCTGCAGTGCTGGTAGCCAGCATCCGGCTGCACTTTCTGGATGTGTTGTTCCACCTGAAGTACACCGGCCCCAAGAAAATTGCCTGCCACGCAACCTTCGAGCGCGGGCAGGAAATGGGCTGGTTTCAGCATGGCTCCACCGTGATCGTGCTGGCGCCCAAAGGCTTTGTGCTCGATGCGGGCCTAGAGCAAGGGTCGCGCGTGCGAATGGGCCAGCCGCTCCTTCGCTGGCAATCCTGA